The window GAGTTTATCAGGCATATATCAACCTGATCGGAGTTTCCCCGGAGTACATGAAAAACATTCCGTTAAAGGAAGGAAGTCTCCCGGAACCGGGAAAGAGGGACCTTCAAATGGTTGTGGGGAATATGGTCGCCAGGAATTTCAACAATCCCAAAAGCAATCGTTACGGCTATTATGATGATTCTTCCAGCATTCCTGACATAGATTTTATAAATAAGCCTCTGTTTGTGATTTTTGATATGGATGCTTATTATCAGTCTCAGGGAGGGGGAACGGGAGATGGAGGCACAACCGTCAAGCCGCCTAAAAAGTACCTGATACCAACAGCCGGACTGGTGGCAGGAGGGCAGGAGGAATGGAACAGCTACAGCTACAGCGTTTATGTGGATTTGGAAGCTTTAAAATCCCAGTTGAAACAGATTTTTAAAAAGAAGCCCATTCCCAATCAGCCTACCAATAAAAAGGGGAAACCTTACAACTATTTTATTTACCAGCAGGCAATTGTGGAAGTAGATGATATGAACAATGTTACGGCAGTGCAGAAGGCCATTACAGATATGGGTTATCAGGCCAACAGCAATATGGAATGGCTGGAACAGTCCCAGAAACAGGCCAAAATGGTTCAGGCCCTTTTGGGAGGGATCGGAGCAGTATCCTTATTTGTGGCTGCCATCGGCATTGCCAATACCATGATGATGTCCATTTATGAAAGAACAAAGGAAATCGGGATTTTAAAGGTTCTGGGCTGTGATATGAATAATATCAGAAACATGTTTCTTCTGGAATCCGGCTTTATCGGCTTTTTAGGAGGAATCACAGGGATCTTATTCAGCTACGGGGTTTCATTCCTCATTAATAAGTTCCTTTCAGGCCGTTTTATGCCAGGCATGCCAGGCGATCTTTCCAGGATCCCTCCATGGCTTTCTCTGGCAGCCGTGGGTTTTGCTGTATTTGTAGGCATGGCCGCAGGATTTTTCCCTGCCCTAAGGGCAATGAAGTTAAGCCCTCTTGCAGCCATAAGGAATGAATAACTGATTTATAAAAGGGGCTTGCATTTCTTTTGGGAATATTATATGATGTTAGACAAGGTACGTGCGACTGGCGGATCAGTGGAGTGAAACCACGGGGAGCACGATACAAAAAAGCCGACCGCCTGGGCGCCCTAAGGGATGCCCAGGCGGTTTTTTGTGTTTTTATTCAGAAAGGAGACCAGATTTGATGAGTTTGATTTCTTTACAAGAGGATTTAAAGAACAATTCCTATCCTGGAAGAGGCATTGTCATGGGAAAGACGCCGGATGGCAGGAAAGCAGTTGCCGCCTATTTCATTATGGGGAGAAGCGAAAACAGCCGCAACCGCGTATTCGTGGAGGAAGGAACAGGAATACGTACCCAGGCCTTTGACCCTTCAAAGGTCACTGACCCAAGCCTTATTATTTATGCTCCGGTGCGGGTTATGGGCAATAAAACCATTGTCACAAACGGGGACCATACAGATACCATTTATAAGGGAATGGATATACAGCTGACCTTTGAGCAGTCCCTGCGGTGCAGGGAATTTGAGCCGGACAGTCCTAATTATACGCCCCGCATTTCCGGCATAATGCATATGGAGGGAGACCGCTTTAATTACGCCATGTCCATCATAAAAAGCAATCACGGGAACCCGGATTCCTGCAACCGCTATACCTTTGCCTATGACAATCCGGCGGCAGGAGAGGCTCACTTCATTCATACCTATATGCATGATGGCAATCCGCTGCCAAGCTTTGAAGGGGAGCCAAAGCTGGTAGAAACCCTGGATGATCTGGATGAGTTTACCGCCATGGTGTGGGAAAGCCTTTATGAGGAAAATAAGATCTCTCTTTTTGTAAGATATATTGACATTGAATCGGGAGACTATGAGACCCGGATCGTGAATAAAAACCAATGACAGGAGTACAAAAGATGAATGAACTGGAATTAAAATACGGCTGCAACCCAAATCAGAAACCCTCCAGAATTTTTATGAATGATGGGAAAGAGCTTCCCATTCAGGTCTTAAGCGGCCGGCCGGGATATATCAATTTCCTGG of the Lacrimispora indolis DSM 755 genome contains:
- a CDS encoding ABC transporter permease, with the translated sequence MRFSDLLSMSVNNLRRRKLRTFLTVLGVLIGTASIVVMVSLGIGFNELTMEQIASYGSLTEISVYSNAMWGGNDSSKDPNYMTDDVISQFGQIEHVNTASPLLETNVLMTQGVYQAYINLIGVSPEYMKNIPLKEGSLPEPGKRDLQMVVGNMVARNFNNPKSNRYGYYDDSSSIPDIDFINKPLFVIFDMDAYYQSQGGGTGDGGTTVKPPKKYLIPTAGLVAGGQEEWNSYSYSVYVDLEALKSQLKQIFKKKPIPNQPTNKKGKPYNYFIYQQAIVEVDDMNNVTAVQKAITDMGYQANSNMEWLEQSQKQAKMVQALLGGIGAVSLFVAAIGIANTMMMSIYERTKEIGILKVLGCDMNNIRNMFLLESGFIGFLGGITGILFSYGVSFLINKFLSGRFMPGMPGDLSRIPPWLSLAAVGFAVFVGMAAGFFPALRAMKLSPLAAIRNE
- a CDS encoding IMP cyclohydrolase, which produces MSLISLQEDLKNNSYPGRGIVMGKTPDGRKAVAAYFIMGRSENSRNRVFVEEGTGIRTQAFDPSKVTDPSLIIYAPVRVMGNKTIVTNGDHTDTIYKGMDIQLTFEQSLRCREFEPDSPNYTPRISGIMHMEGDRFNYAMSIIKSNHGNPDSCNRYTFAYDNPAAGEAHFIHTYMHDGNPLPSFEGEPKLVETLDDLDEFTAMVWESLYEENKISLFVRYIDIESGDYETRIVNKNQ